The following proteins are co-located in the Gloeocapsa sp. PCC 7428 genome:
- the ftsH gene encoding ATP-dependent zinc metalloprotease FtsH, producing the protein MPVETNNNKRSKKPPQARQFGGSLLILFTILLLLNFIVPSFGPRLPQVSYSDFIAQVEADKVDRAIVGSDRIEFALKSETPEETGQAFTTTPIAIDLDLPKILRDHNVKFAAPAPNNNGWIGTILSWVIPPLIFFGIWGFLINRQGGGPAALTVGKSKARIYSEGTTGVKFGDVAGVEEAKQEVQEIVDFLKNAGKYTRLGAKIPKGVLLVGPPGTGKTLLAKAIAGEAGVPFFSISGSEFIELFVGVGAARVRDLFEQAKQQAPCIVFIDELDALGKSRGGANGFVGGNDEREQTLNQLLTEMDGFDANTGVIIIAATNRPEVLDPALRRPGRFDRQVVVDRPDKVGREAILKVHARNVKLADDVDLLTVAGRTPGFAGADLANLVNEAALLAARQNREAVSMSDFNEAIERVVAGLERRSRVLNENEKKTVAYHEVGHAIIGALMPGAGKVEKISVVPRGVGALGYTVQMPEEDRFLMIEDELRGRIATLLGGRSAEELIFGKVSTGASDDIQKATDLAERAVTLYGMSDELGPVAFEKIQQEFLGGFSNPRRSVSPKVAEEIDREVKEIVDGAHHIALSILAQNRDLLEETAQILLQQEILEGEKLREQLKKVQAPSELDEWLRSGKLSPDKPLMQSVLV; encoded by the coding sequence ATGCCTGTTGAAACAAACAATAACAAGCGCTCGAAAAAGCCGCCACAAGCACGGCAATTCGGAGGCAGCTTGCTGATTTTATTTACGATACTTTTGCTACTAAACTTTATTGTGCCAAGCTTTGGTCCGCGTTTACCGCAAGTTTCTTACAGCGATTTTATTGCGCAAGTCGAAGCGGATAAAGTCGATCGGGCAATTGTTGGTAGCGACCGCATCGAGTTTGCACTCAAATCCGAAACACCAGAAGAAACGGGTCAAGCTTTTACCACAACACCAATTGCGATTGACTTAGATCTTCCCAAAATTCTTCGCGACCATAATGTTAAATTTGCGGCTCCAGCACCGAATAATAATGGTTGGATTGGCACAATTTTAAGTTGGGTGATACCGCCATTAATTTTCTTTGGAATTTGGGGATTTTTAATTAACCGTCAAGGTGGCGGTCCTGCTGCGTTAACGGTTGGTAAAAGTAAAGCGCGTATCTACTCCGAAGGAACTACCGGAGTTAAATTCGGTGATGTCGCCGGAGTTGAAGAAGCTAAACAAGAAGTCCAAGAAATTGTTGATTTCCTCAAAAATGCGGGTAAATATACTCGACTTGGAGCGAAAATTCCTAAGGGAGTTCTACTTGTCGGACCTCCAGGAACAGGAAAAACCTTACTCGCAAAAGCGATCGCCGGTGAAGCGGGTGTTCCTTTCTTTAGCATTTCCGGTTCAGAATTTATCGAGTTATTTGTCGGTGTCGGTGCAGCGCGCGTCCGCGATCTATTTGAACAAGCGAAGCAACAAGCGCCTTGTATCGTCTTTATTGACGAGTTAGATGCTTTGGGTAAATCGCGAGGCGGTGCTAACGGCTTTGTTGGCGGTAACGACGAACGCGAACAAACGCTAAACCAGTTGCTTACCGAAATGGATGGTTTTGATGCGAATACTGGCGTAATCATCATCGCCGCGACAAACCGTCCTGAAGTGCTAGATCCTGCGCTACGCCGTCCAGGAAGATTTGACCGTCAAGTTGTTGTCGATCGCCCTGATAAAGTCGGTCGCGAAGCGATTCTCAAAGTTCATGCACGGAATGTGAAGTTAGCGGATGATGTCGATTTGCTAACCGTTGCCGGACGTACCCCAGGCTTTGCGGGAGCCGATTTGGCAAACTTAGTGAACGAAGCCGCACTTCTCGCCGCCCGCCAAAATCGCGAAGCTGTGTCGATGAGTGACTTTAATGAAGCAATCGAGCGTGTCGTGGCTGGTTTAGAGAGGCGATCGCGCGTTCTCAATGAAAATGAGAAAAAGACCGTTGCTTACCATGAAGTTGGTCATGCGATTATCGGTGCTTTGATGCCTGGTGCGGGTAAAGTCGAGAAAATCTCAGTGGTTCCTCGCGGTGTAGGTGCATTAGGTTATACCGTACAAATGCCCGAAGAAGACCGCTTTTTAATGATTGAAGATGAGTTACGCGGGCGGATTGCAACGCTACTTGGCGGACGCTCTGCTGAAGAATTGATTTTCGGGAAAGTATCTACAGGGGCGAGTGATGACATTCAAAAAGCTACTGATTTAGCAGAACGCGCTGTGACACTTTACGGTATGAGTGATGAGTTAGGTCCAGTTGCTTTTGAGAAAATCCAACAAGAGTTTCTCGGCGGTTTTAGCAACCCGCGTCGTTCAGTTAGCCCCAAAGTTGCAGAAGAAATCGACCGCGAAGTCAAAGAAATCGTTGATGGAGCGCATCACATTGCTTTAAGCATTTTGGCTCAAAATCGCGACTTGTTAGAGGAAACGGCACAGATCTTATTGCAGCAAGAAATCCTCGAAGGCGAAAAACTACGCGAACAACTGAAAAAAGTGCAAGCACCATCCGAGTTAGATGAGTGGCTGCGTAGTGGCAAGTTATCTCCTGACAAGCCTTTGATGCAATCAGTTTTGGTGTAA
- a CDS encoding gluconate:H+ symporter, producing the protein MSPGVLILIAMLGIGLLLFLVMGLRLQAFVALLLSSLFVAVAAGIPLNEIASTIQQGMGNTLGFIAIVVGLGTMFGEMLRVSGGAEQLANTLVRRFGQDRAQWALGLTGFLVAIPVFFDVGLIILIPLVYSLAQRTGKSLLYYAIPLTAGLAITHSYIPPTPGPVAVASLINADLGWVILFGAIAGLPAMIVGGVFFGKYIGGKIHVKVPEYMIIDAPEKEVAKDPPPFGIIVAIIAIPLLLILLNTVSGILLPEGNFVRNLLGFLGHPFTALLLAALASFYLLGTRRGYTPDEIQTIATKSLEPVGLIILVTGAGGVFGRVLVTSGVGDALAGVMAASNLPIILLAFLIATAVRVSQGSATVSMVTAAGIMAPAIEAGNYSAPMGGLITIAIASGATVLSHVNDSGFWLVSRYLGLSEKNTLRSWTVMETIIGLVGFLIVFLISFFV; encoded by the coding sequence ATGTCACCTGGTGTATTAATTCTAATCGCGATGCTCGGCATCGGCTTACTGCTGTTTCTGGTAATGGGTTTAAGGCTACAAGCATTCGTAGCTTTGCTCTTGAGTAGTTTATTCGTTGCGGTTGCAGCAGGAATACCTTTAAATGAGATTGCCAGCACAATTCAACAAGGTATGGGGAACACCCTTGGCTTTATTGCGATTGTGGTTGGTTTGGGTACGATGTTTGGCGAGATGTTACGCGTGTCTGGCGGCGCGGAACAATTAGCAAATACTTTAGTAAGACGCTTTGGACAAGATCGCGCGCAGTGGGCGTTAGGCTTGACAGGATTTTTAGTCGCAATTCCTGTCTTCTTTGATGTTGGTTTAATTATTCTGATTCCGCTGGTGTACAGTTTAGCGCAACGGACTGGAAAATCGTTGCTGTATTATGCCATTCCCTTAACCGCAGGGTTAGCAATCACTCACAGCTACATTCCACCAACGCCAGGTCCGGTTGCGGTTGCGTCATTAATTAATGCGGATCTGGGTTGGGTGATTTTGTTTGGTGCGATCGCGGGTTTACCGGCAATGATCGTCGGTGGTGTCTTCTTTGGTAAGTACATCGGCGGGAAAATCCACGTGAAAGTGCCAGAATACATGATCATTGACGCACCAGAAAAGGAAGTGGCAAAAGACCCACCGCCGTTTGGTATAATCGTTGCCATTATTGCAATTCCACTTTTACTGATTTTGCTCAATACTGTTTCTGGAATTTTGTTACCAGAAGGTAATTTTGTCCGTAATTTACTCGGATTTTTAGGACATCCATTTACCGCGTTACTTCTTGCGGCGCTTGCTTCGTTTTATTTATTAGGAACTCGACGCGGTTACACGCCAGATGAAATTCAAACTATCGCAACAAAATCGCTCGAACCAGTAGGATTGATTATTTTAGTTACAGGTGCGGGTGGTGTTTTTGGCAGAGTTTTGGTAACAAGTGGCGTCGGTGATGCGTTAGCCGGTGTCATGGCGGCATCAAACTTACCGATTATTCTTCTTGCGTTTCTTATTGCGACTGCGGTACGAGTTTCGCAAGGTTCGGCAACAGTATCAATGGTAACAGCCGCAGGAATTATGGCACCCGCAATCGAAGCAGGGAATTATTCTGCACCAATGGGTGGGTTAATTACAATTGCGATCGCATCCGGTGCAACCGTACTTTCCCACGTTAACGATTCAGGTTTCTGGTTAGTCAGTCGTTATCTCGGATTATCTGAGAAAAATACACTACGTTCGTGGACAGTCATGGAGACGATCATTGGTTTGGTGGGCTTTTTGATCGTGTTTTTGATCAGCTTTTTTGTGTAA
- a CDS encoding M20 family metallopeptidase has product MLSRIKELATELAPRLIEIRRHIHIHPELSGQEYQTAAFVAGVLSSCGIHVQEGVGKTGVVGEVQGGGRDPRLLAIRTDMDALPIQERTGLEYASRTPGIMHACGHDVHTTVGLGTAMVLSRLAEELPGNIRFLFQPAEEIAQGANWMVADGVMENVSAIFSLHVFPSIPAGSVGIRYGALTAAADELEIMIIGESGHGARPHEAIDAIWIAAQVITTLQQAISRTQNPLHPIVLTVGQIQGGRAPNVIADQVKLLGTVRSLHPETRAKLPNWISQMVANVCQSYGARCEVKYSLGVPGVNNDLSLAQLMQTAAEEAWGSDRVQILPEPSLGAEDFSVYLEKAPGVMFRLGVGYPDRSVNHPLHHPQFEVDETAIVTGVVTLAYSAWKYWQQNI; this is encoded by the coding sequence ATGCTCAGCCGTATAAAAGAGTTAGCAACTGAACTAGCACCCCGCCTGATTGAAATTCGCCGCCATATTCACATTCATCCAGAATTGAGTGGTCAAGAGTATCAAACAGCTGCTTTCGTCGCAGGAGTGTTATCATCCTGTGGAATTCACGTACAAGAAGGCGTAGGAAAAACTGGCGTTGTGGGAGAGGTGCAGGGAGGTGGTCGCGATCCGCGCTTACTCGCAATTCGTACGGATATGGACGCGTTGCCGATACAAGAGCGTACTGGTTTAGAATATGCTTCGCGGACACCAGGAATTATGCACGCTTGCGGTCATGACGTCCACACGACAGTCGGACTAGGTACAGCGATGGTTTTATCGCGCCTTGCGGAAGAATTACCAGGTAATATTCGATTTTTGTTTCAACCAGCCGAAGAAATTGCCCAAGGTGCCAACTGGATGGTAGCGGATGGCGTTATGGAAAACGTTTCGGCAATTTTCTCACTTCATGTTTTTCCTTCGATTCCTGCGGGTTCAGTGGGGATACGCTACGGAGCCTTGACCGCCGCAGCGGATGAGTTAGAAATTATGATTATCGGCGAATCAGGACACGGCGCGCGACCGCATGAAGCGATCGATGCGATTTGGATCGCGGCGCAAGTTATTACAACGCTACAACAAGCAATCAGCCGCACGCAAAACCCATTACATCCAATCGTATTAACGGTTGGTCAAATTCAGGGCGGTCGAGCGCCGAATGTAATTGCGGATCAAGTTAAGTTGCTCGGAACCGTGCGATCGCTGCATCCTGAAACTCGCGCCAAACTTCCGAATTGGATTTCGCAAATGGTTGCGAATGTTTGCCAAAGCTACGGCGCAAGGTGTGAAGTAAAATACAGTCTTGGAGTTCCAGGCGTGAATAACGACTTGTCACTCGCACAACTCATGCAAACTGCGGCGGAAGAAGCTTGGGGAAGCGATCGCGTACAAATTTTACCCGAACCATCGTTAGGGGCAGAAGATTTTTCGGTTTACCTTGAAAAAGCGCCTGGTGTGATGTTTCGTTTAGGTGTAGGCTATCCCGACCGCAGTGTAAATCACCCGCTGCACCATCCACAATTTGAAGTAGACGAGACAGCGATTGTTACCGGAGTTGTCACGCTAGCATATAGCGCTTGGAAGTATTGGCAGCAAAATATATAG
- the mgtE gene encoding magnesium transporter, which translates to MTETNNVSSQFQDVSRRELRELVRNQLQSLLEQGDLQGAKAILEPVQPADIAEAIEGLPEAMQAIAFRLLSKSEAIEVYEYLDSSVQEALIVEFKSQDVLDIVDKMSPDDRARLFDELPAKFVTRLLEQLSPAERQATAQLLGYEAGTAGRIMTPELISLKENFTAAQALERIRRLANATETIYYLYVTDAARRLTGILSLRELVTAQPQQTIGEIMTREVVFVYTDTDQEEVARLIQRYDFLAVPVVDREQRLVGIITVDDVIDILEQETTEDIYALGGGVQSGGDNYFQTDLITVARKRVVWLFVLLLTNTVTGTIIRSEEEILQKVVTLAAFIPLLTGTGGNVGAQSSTVVIRGMNTDEIKALGPLQVIVREAIAGALLGTMLGSIATVWSYFLQGSWLVAIAVGMSLVAISILASVSGSALPFLFRLIGLDPALMSAPFITTAVDVLGVLIYFNLARAILRL; encoded by the coding sequence TTGACTGAAACTAACAATGTATCCTCACAATTTCAGGATGTCTCGCGCAGGGAACTGCGAGAGTTAGTACGGAATCAACTGCAATCACTCCTCGAACAAGGTGATTTGCAGGGAGCCAAGGCTATTTTAGAACCTGTACAGCCCGCAGATATCGCGGAAGCAATCGAAGGCTTACCAGAAGCAATGCAAGCGATCGCCTTTCGTTTACTATCGAAAAGTGAAGCGATCGAGGTTTACGAATATCTTGACTCAAGTGTTCAAGAAGCACTCATCGTCGAATTTAAAAGTCAAGATGTTCTCGATATTGTCGATAAAATGTCACCCGACGATCGCGCCAGGTTGTTTGATGAATTACCAGCAAAATTTGTAACTCGCCTTTTAGAACAACTGAGTCCTGCGGAACGCCAAGCAACCGCTCAACTATTAGGTTACGAAGCGGGTACGGCTGGGCGGATCATGACACCCGAACTTATTTCATTAAAAGAAAACTTTACCGCCGCGCAAGCATTAGAGCGAATTCGCCGTTTAGCAAATGCGACTGAGACAATTTACTATCTTTATGTCACCGACGCGGCAAGACGATTAACTGGGATTTTGTCGCTACGAGAACTCGTCACCGCACAGCCGCAGCAAACGATCGGCGAAATCATGACGCGTGAAGTTGTATTTGTTTATACTGATACTGACCAGGAAGAAGTGGCGAGATTAATTCAACGCTATGACTTTTTAGCGGTGCCTGTCGTCGATCGCGAACAGCGTCTAGTGGGAATTATCACGGTTGATGACGTGATTGATATCTTAGAACAAGAAACCACCGAAGATATTTATGCGTTGGGTGGTGGTGTGCAATCAGGAGGAGATAACTATTTCCAAACTGATTTAATTACAGTTGCACGCAAGCGCGTTGTTTGGTTATTTGTGCTTCTTTTAACTAACACTGTTACTGGAACGATTATTAGGTCTGAAGAAGAAATTTTACAAAAAGTAGTAACGCTCGCAGCTTTTATTCCCTTGCTAACTGGTACTGGTGGTAATGTTGGCGCGCAGTCTTCTACTGTTGTGATCCGAGGGATGAATACCGATGAAATTAAAGCCCTAGGACCGCTGCAAGTCATAGTGCGCGAAGCGATCGCCGGAGCTTTATTAGGGACAATGCTAGGAAGCATCGCCACTGTCTGGAGTTACTTTTTGCAGGGAAGTTGGTTAGTCGCGATCGCGGTTGGGATGAGTCTAGTCGCAATTTCGATTCTTGCGTCTGTATCAGGTTCTGCATTACCTTTTTTGTTTCGCTTAATAGGCTTAGACCCAGCCTTAATGTCTGCACCCTTTATTACAACGGCTGTGGATGTGCTAGGTGTCTTGATTTACTTCAACTTAGCCCGCGCAATTTTGCGACTGTAG
- a CDS encoding pentapeptide repeat-containing protein, translating into MKLTLFSVAILLTPMWFVASAQAYSPQDLEQLKQTRACPRCDLSDAPLNQLNLSGANLRGANLIRANLSQSNLTGADLSGANLDVADLRGANLTNATLTGVNLRTANLENADLTFAGFIAANLEGASLRGARMLVTNFRGAKFRLTTMPNGVVTPDRRYW; encoded by the coding sequence ATGAAACTCACTCTTTTCTCTGTCGCTATTTTGTTAACTCCCATGTGGTTCGTAGCTTCAGCACAAGCGTATAGTCCTCAGGATTTGGAGCAACTCAAGCAAACTAGAGCGTGTCCTCGATGCGACCTCAGCGATGCACCGCTAAATCAATTAAATTTGAGTGGCGCTAACCTTCGAGGCGCTAATCTAATTCGTGCTAATTTATCGCAAAGTAATCTCACAGGTGCTGACCTAAGTGGGGCGAACTTGGATGTTGCCGATCTACGTGGGGCGAACTTAACCAATGCTACTTTAACTGGAGTTAATCTCCGAACGGCAAATTTAGAGAATGCTGACTTGACTTTTGCCGGTTTCATTGCTGCTAATTTAGAGGGAGCAAGCCTCCGAGGTGCAAGAATGTTAGTGACTAACTTCCGAGGTGCAAAGTTTCGACTAACAACAATGCCCAATGGTGTCGTTACACCCGATCGCCGCTATTGGTAA
- a CDS encoding DUF732 domain-containing protein, with protein sequence MKILQFATISTAAISFLAGFAPAIAQDVDYVCYMTTKSGQVLDLSASVCQVNASTRLAKATSGVGGDRAFIADYKRTVMSYPQIGDKLLASIERSPESSIMQAKSICNELEIGLTLEDIVYHRTEGVTSTVDNVNSSVIASLATKHYCPQFSKP encoded by the coding sequence ATGAAAATTTTACAATTCGCTACAATTTCGACGGCTGCTATTTCTTTTTTAGCAGGGTTTGCTCCCGCAATAGCTCAAGACGTTGACTATGTTTGTTACATGACGACTAAATCAGGTCAGGTATTAGATTTGTCTGCATCAGTGTGTCAGGTCAACGCATCTACCCGATTGGCAAAAGCAACAAGTGGCGTGGGAGGCGATCGCGCTTTTATCGCTGACTACAAGCGCACAGTCATGAGCTATCCTCAAATTGGAGATAAATTACTAGCAAGCATCGAGCGATCGCCCGAATCGAGTATTATGCAAGCAAAAAGCATATGCAACGAGCTAGAAATCGGGCTGACGTTAGAGGATATCGTCTACCACCGCACCGAAGGCGTTACAAGTACAGTCGATAATGTTAATTCATCGGTGATTGCAAGTTTAGCGACAAAACACTACTGTCCTCAGTTTAGTAAGCCATAA
- a CDS encoding efflux RND transporter periplasmic adaptor subunit yields the protein MRRRVHQVQSAQGALQTIQTQIADTVIRAPFSGVVSRKYADPGAFVTPTTAGSAVSSATSSSILSLAATNQVVANVAENNISQIRVGQQVAIAADAYPGKTFQGRVTQIATEATVAQNVTSFEVKIALLSDSEKLLRSGMNVSVKFQVGQLQNAIAVPTVAVVHQQNTTGVFVASANQQPVFTPITTRATVNNLTEVKTGLNGTEKILIQLPSKTQSQSSISLPSLAGSSPKDGLPGGGPPPQ from the coding sequence TTGCGGCGGCGCGTGCATCAGGTACAGTCGGCGCAAGGTGCGCTACAAACGATCCAGACGCAGATCGCTGATACGGTAATTCGAGCGCCATTTAGTGGAGTTGTGAGTCGCAAGTATGCCGATCCAGGTGCCTTTGTCACGCCAACGACGGCAGGTAGTGCGGTTTCCTCGGCAACTTCATCATCGATTCTGTCATTGGCTGCCACGAATCAGGTTGTAGCCAACGTTGCGGAGAACAACATTTCCCAAATTCGCGTTGGTCAACAAGTCGCGATCGCGGCAGATGCCTATCCTGGCAAAACGTTTCAGGGACGAGTTACGCAAATCGCGACTGAGGCTACCGTGGCGCAAAATGTCACTAGCTTTGAGGTAAAAATTGCGCTCCTTTCCGATTCCGAGAAGCTGTTGCGATCCGGAATGAATGTATCTGTAAAGTTCCAAGTTGGTCAGTTGCAGAATGCGATCGCCGTACCTACAGTTGCGGTTGTGCATCAGCAAAATACCACAGGTGTTTTTGTTGCGAGTGCAAATCAACAACCTGTATTTACTCCCATCACAACCAGAGCAACCGTTAACAATCTTACCGAGGTAAAGACTGGACTAAACGGAACAGAAAAAATATTGATTCAGCTTCCTTCCAAAACTCAATCTCAGTCTAGTATTTCATTGCCAAGTTTAGCAGGTAGCTCTCCAAAGGACGGTCTTCCTGGCGGTGGTCCTCCTCCTCAGTAG
- a CDS encoding alpha/beta fold hydrolase — protein sequence MVPQLSRRTFLSLSLGTTAFFFGSKLQPASAKSTASVMKSNQVQLSHGVTLNYVENQPSFKDSDAIIFLHGYTDSWRSFERNLPLLSNKFRILAIDQRGHGNSSRPSCCYTQADFAADIEAFMTALKIDKATLVGHSMGGFIAHKVAVDYPQRVQRLVLIGAAPTAVRNPVIKELNNTIQALVEPIDPGFVREFQASTFYKPIPPAFLDTAISESLKVPLIVWKQALAGLIVEDYATQLNQIEAPTLILWGDRDGIVTLQNQQALQAQIPNSTLKIYRETGHGLHVESPQRFVRDLYRFMWRSR from the coding sequence ATGGTTCCCCAGTTAAGTAGACGTACATTTTTATCGTTGAGTTTAGGAACGACTGCTTTCTTTTTTGGTAGTAAATTGCAACCCGCCTCAGCAAAGTCTACAGCATCTGTAATGAAGTCAAATCAGGTGCAGTTGAGTCATGGTGTGACTCTAAATTACGTTGAGAACCAACCGTCTTTTAAAGATTCAGATGCGATTATTTTCCTACATGGATACACAGACTCTTGGCGATCATTTGAACGTAATTTACCTTTGTTATCAAACAAGTTTCGCATATTAGCAATTGACCAACGTGGTCATGGTAACTCTTCACGTCCCTCCTGCTGTTATACGCAAGCTGACTTTGCTGCGGATATTGAGGCGTTTATGACTGCTTTGAAAATCGACAAAGCTACTCTTGTTGGTCATTCAATGGGAGGGTTTATTGCGCACAAAGTTGCAGTAGACTATCCGCAACGCGTCCAGCGATTAGTGCTGATCGGTGCTGCACCTACCGCAGTGAGAAACCCAGTAATTAAAGAGCTTAATAATACTATTCAAGCGCTAGTCGAGCCGATTGATCCTGGCTTTGTCCGCGAATTTCAAGCGAGTACCTTTTATAAACCGATTCCACCTGCGTTTTTAGATACTGCGATTTCTGAAAGTTTGAAAGTGCCACTGATAGTATGGAAACAAGCTTTAGCAGGGCTGATTGTCGAAGATTATGCTACGCAGTTAAACCAGATCGAAGCACCGACATTAATTTTATGGGGCGATCGCGATGGTATTGTAACGTTGCAAAACCAACAAGCCCTCCAAGCTCAAATTCCCAATTCCACTTTAAAAATCTACCGCGAAACTGGACATGGTTTACACGTCGAATCTCCCCAGCGATTTGTCCGCGATTTGTATCGTTTTATGTGGAGATCGCGCTAA
- a CDS encoding gluconokinase codes for MSQTYFLGVDIGTTSTKAIVFSASGAIKGMGNRGYKIIVPKPTWAEQDPEAIFSAVIAAVRDAVDAAEISKSAIAALGFSAATHSLIAVDAKNYPLTNAIIWADNRSIHQTEFLKQQDLKHDLYLRTGSPIHPVSVVTKLMWMRESNPDVFEKAAKFISIKEYIFYQLFERYVIDYSIASATGLLNLKQLDWDTEALQLAGIRAEQLSELVSPTHVLRGMKTRYAEVMCIAPDTPVVIGANDGVLANLGVGAIAKGEVAITIGTSGAVRTVVDTPLTDEKERTFCYALTEKHWVIGGPTNNGGIVLRWFRDNFCAPEVAKAKHLGVDPYDLMIASAMEVSPGAEGLLCLPYLSGERAPHWNAKTRGLFFGVGLHHGRSHFVRAIIEGILFNVYSVNVALQELTGDIKEIRASGGFARSTPWRQLMADLFGIEVLMPEVYEGSGFGAAVLAMYSVGAIAAFADVQKLIRITYRHKPNAHLVSTYHDLFSLYERLYQNLENEFSAIADYQSQAVKRN; via the coding sequence ATGAGTCAAACTTACTTTCTCGGTGTTGATATTGGCACCACGAGTACAAAAGCGATTGTTTTTTCGGCTTCAGGTGCAATTAAAGGTATGGGGAATCGGGGATATAAAATTATTGTCCCCAAACCCACTTGGGCAGAACAAGACCCTGAAGCAATTTTTTCCGCGGTGATTGCAGCAGTGCGCGATGCAGTAGATGCAGCAGAAATTTCAAAATCGGCGATCGCCGCCTTGGGCTTTAGCGCAGCAACACACAGTTTAATCGCCGTTGATGCCAAAAACTATCCTTTAACAAATGCCATTATTTGGGCAGACAATCGCAGTATTCATCAGACAGAATTCCTCAAGCAACAAGATCTGAAACACGATCTTTACTTGCGTACCGGAAGCCCGATTCATCCAGTTTCCGTTGTCACAAAGTTGATGTGGATGCGCGAATCGAACCCAGATGTTTTTGAGAAAGCTGCTAAGTTTATCTCGATCAAAGAGTATATTTTCTATCAATTATTCGAGCGCTACGTGATTGATTACTCGATCGCATCAGCGACAGGGTTACTCAATTTAAAACAGCTTGATTGGGATACCGAGGCGCTGCAACTTGCCGGAATACGTGCAGAACAATTGAGTGAACTCGTTTCGCCAACGCACGTTTTGCGGGGGATGAAAACACGTTATGCAGAAGTTATGTGCATTGCACCTGATACACCCGTTGTGATTGGGGCAAATGATGGTGTTTTAGCCAACTTGGGAGTTGGAGCGATCGCTAAAGGCGAAGTCGCGATTACGATTGGTACGAGTGGTGCAGTGCGCACGGTTGTAGATACACCACTAACGGATGAGAAAGAAAGAACGTTTTGTTACGCTTTAACTGAAAAACACTGGGTTATCGGTGGACCCACAAATAATGGTGGAATTGTTTTACGGTGGTTTCGCGATAACTTTTGCGCGCCAGAAGTCGCAAAAGCGAAGCACTTGGGGGTAGATCCGTACGACTTGATGATTGCGTCGGCGATGGAAGTTTCTCCAGGCGCTGAAGGTTTGTTGTGTTTACCTTATTTATCAGGCGAACGCGCCCCGCATTGGAATGCGAAAACACGTGGTTTATTTTTTGGTGTGGGATTACATCACGGGCGATCGCATTTTGTCCGCGCAATTATAGAAGGCATCTTATTTAACGTTTACAGCGTTAACGTCGCTTTACAAGAACTTACCGGAGATATTAAAGAAATTCGTGCTTCGGGTGGTTTTGCGCGTTCGACTCCTTGGCGACAACTAATGGCAGATTTGTTTGGAATTGAAGTACTTATGCCAGAAGTTTATGAAGGAAGCGGGTTTGGTGCAGCAGTCTTAGCAATGTATAGTGTCGGTGCGATCGCCGCTTTCGCTGACGTGCAAAAATTAATTCGCATTACCTATCGTCATAAACCTAATGCACATTTAGTCAGCACATATCACGATCTGTTCTCGTTGTACGAACGCTTGTATCAAAACTTAGAAAATGAATTTAGTGCGATCGCCGATTATCAAAGCCAAGCAGTTAAGAGGAATTGA
- a CDS encoding DUF1614 domain-containing protein, whose protein sequence is MFYLPVSLLLFLVLLLFLPFLWFTLAVDVIRLAVAKLGFAPDVAVLLLAAVIVGSTINIPLYKVEAPQPTADNLTELWLREYWGIPLKRMKRSTVVAINVGGGVIPVGLALYQFTQGNTLAIVLVTAIVTVVSYYAARVVPGIGIQMNPLIAPLTAALSAMVLATAHAAPVAFAGGILGTLIGADLFHLKDIQSMSSGVLSIGGAGVFDGITLCGLFALLLT, encoded by the coding sequence ATGTTTTACCTGCCGGTATCGCTGTTACTATTTCTCGTCTTATTGCTGTTTCTACCCTTTTTGTGGTTTACGCTAGCAGTTGACGTTATTAGGCTAGCGGTAGCCAAGTTGGGGTTTGCACCCGATGTAGCGGTGTTATTACTAGCTGCGGTAATCGTTGGCAGCACAATCAATATTCCACTTTACAAAGTTGAAGCGCCGCAACCAACAGCAGATAATTTAACTGAATTATGGTTGCGCGAGTATTGGGGTATTCCGCTCAAACGGATGAAACGCTCTACTGTCGTTGCGATTAATGTAGGAGGCGGTGTCATTCCTGTAGGATTAGCATTGTATCAATTTACGCAAGGTAATACCTTGGCAATTGTGTTAGTGACGGCGATCGTGACGGTTGTTAGTTACTATGCAGCTAGAGTTGTGCCAGGAATTGGCATTCAAATGAATCCCTTAATCGCACCGTTGACTGCGGCATTATCAGCAATGGTCTTGGCAACAGCCCATGCAGCACCAGTGGCTTTTGCTGGTGGAATTTTAGGAACTTTGATTGGTGCTGACTTATTTCACCTCAAAGATATTCAATCGATGAGTTCGGGGGTTTTAAGTATTGGTGGTGCAGGAGTATTTGATGGTATTACTTTGTGCGGTTTGTTCGCCTTACTCTTGACCTAA